The Hordeum vulgare subsp. vulgare chromosome 4H, MorexV3_pseudomolecules_assembly, whole genome shotgun sequence genomic interval AAAGGTAACCATCTAGCGTGTTGACTATAGGACTAGATAAGTTTGTTACAAGAGATGTTGATATTTGAAAAGGAGATGCTAAATCTCCTCACTGCAGAGCAACCTGTACCACATAAAAGTAGTATGGTGTTCTGCTTTTCAAATCATTTCTATTGTTCTTGTGTGCATGTGCATGTACTAAAATTGATGTAAATATATTGATCTTATTTGCAGGAAAAACTACCCGTGGAACAGTTTATTGACAGAAATGTTCCTGAAAGTGAACCAGTAAGGCCAGCTGATGTAGACGATACCCCGTTTACGCTAGTAGAAGACCTGAAAGGATTGACAGAGTTAGTTAACAAGCTGAAGGATGTAAATGAATTTGCTGTAAGCACTTGTAATTAAATTTTCTGTAAATTTCAAATTAATCTATATCAGAATTGTTTGCTGCCTATGTTGTATCATATTCCAACTTTTCAAGTACCTTGTGTTTTGTTCTTGGATACTTTTTAAATGCTTCAGTTGACATTGTTCCTGCTATAAATTATGCACATAAGTTGCGCAGTAATTTTGTCAACAAAATAATTTAAGTGAAACATGGCTTTAGTTATTGTCATATGGTAGCTGTATGGGCTCTAATTGAGTTTGACTCTCATATTTTCTGTAACTGTTGGTAAAAGTTCTAAGCTGTGCTACTTTAGAACTTTCTGAAAGAAACCACTTACCATAGATCCATAGGTTTCTGTCTTACCTGTTGACGTCAACCTCCAGCCACAAATCCAGTGGATTCTGTTTGTGTTAAATCATATTGCGTCCAAAAATGTGAGCTTATATCAGCTGCCTTCTAATTTTGAATTCAATGAAATTGATGTACTATTATAATTAGTTCTGTATGATCGGTAGTTGCTTCTATTGTTTCCTTTCCCCTGTCTTGTCTGTCTTCCTGCCATGAATTACACGGCGTAAACATAAACAAGATCATGTTCAGTGTTTTGCCTATTTGTCTTCTCGTAGAAGAACCCATTTGTGTCTTCCTCTGTTTGGGTCATCTGTCATGGAATAGCACGGTGACTGCTAGCAATGTAATCTTTGCTTCATTTCTGTGCTGTTTTCAGGTCGATTTGGAGCACAATCAATATAGGTCATTTCAGGGTTTGACCTGCTTGATGCAGATATCAACAAGATCAGAGGACTTCATTATCGACACCCTTAAGCTACGCATATACATTGGTTCCTACTTGAAAGAAATTTTCAAAGATCCAACCAAGAGAAAGGTTTTTCTTAACCATCAAATTGTGTCGGTCTTTGTGCACTTTAATATCCTTTTCCTCACTTGTTCTTGGGGAAATAGGTAATGCACGGAGCAGATCGTGATATAATGTGGTTCCAGCGGGACTTCCGAGTATATGTGTGCAATCTTTTTGACACAGGACAGGTACTGTTGAAAATAGGCTATACCATAATTCTTTATTGTGACTATCTGTTTGTGTTTTTCTGCATTCTCTTTCGAAACCTACTTTTTTTTGCCAAAACTTATGTTTGACTTTCCTGTCTAACACCGACCAGGCTTCAAGGGTTTTACAGATGGAACGAAACAGCCTAGAACACCTATTGCATCATTTCTGTGGAGTCACAGCGAATAAAATGTACATCTAATTCACCCATAATGTTTAGAAATACATGCTGAATTCCCTAATTATTTACCATGAGATTTGTTTCTGACCAAAGTGAACATTTTCTTGTAGATATCAAAATGCAGATTGGAGGTCAAGGCCACTCTCTGATGAAATGATCAAGTATTGTGCATATAAACCATACATTCCATTCTTTAGTTTAGTCATTGTCCCCCCACACCAGTATTTCTGTCAGCACATCCATTTGAGATTACCCCTATGCAGGTATGCGAGAGAAGATACACACTATCTGTTGTATATATATGACTTGATGAGACTTAGACTGCAAAGGGAGTCCACAAGTGAAAACGATCTTCTtctagaggttaaacttctgttcTACTTTTGGTTTTGATCTGGTATGCTGAACTCATATGAATGAGCACTGTTGATATTGTCTGCTTCCCTGAATGGACCCTTGATTTAGAACTACATGACAGAGCTTAAAAATTGGGCTGTTGCCATATGTGGTGCCCTTTCCTGATCATATAAATCTGCAATCTGGGTGTTACTGATGTTTCCTGAACCAACTTATAGTCACTTTTGACTGACAAATGTATCGGAACAGCCACTGATCTGTCTTTTTTGTTAGCTGCAGGTTCAAAAGCGCAGTAATGATATTTGCTTGCAGTTGTATGAAAAGGAGCTGCTGACAGATAAATCTTACCTCCACATATACGGGTATGTGTGCTGTTACTTCAATCACTATACTTGGTGTATCTTTAAGGGAAATCATTTTTGTTTACACTAAAAATAATGTGCGTGATTATCCCATTAACTCTGAGTGTGTTATTACAGGTTGCAGGAACATGAATTGACCGCAGCTCAGCTTGCTGTTGTTTCTGTAAGAAATTACTTTCTTCATTTTGGATTGCTCATGAGTCATGATTATTCTATCTACAATAAACCTGGCATAGTAACATATGATGTGGCCATTTTCCTATAAATATTTTATATCTTTCTGGTCCCAAATCATGCCGTCGATTGACTTTGGCATTATTTCATTACTTTTTCCGATCATTTTGACTCTGAAAAGCAACAGTACAGTATATCCATGGAGTATAATGTTTTTTTTGTTCTACCGAGAGAGTTATTCAATTTGCATGAGCATATATTTTTTCATGCTCAGGCTCTACATCAATGGAGAGATTATATAGCTCGTGACCAAGATGAGAGCACTGGTTATGTATTGCCAAACAAGGCTTTGATTGAGATAGGTATTACTCATTTCTTTGAATTTCTATGCTGCAAAACTTGATGTATTGTCTTGGCTAACTCTCCTTTTGAATTCAAAAGCAAAGAAGATGCCTACAACTACCGCAGATTTGCGAAGAATCGTGAAATCAAAATATCCATGTGTTGATGATAATTTTGACCTAATCTTGGACACCGTATGGAATGCAACTGAAAATTCTGGTGCCTTTGAAGCAATAGCTGAGCAACTAAAGAAAGTACGGCTTGGTGAGGTCAGTTTGGCTGAACTTTGTGGTTTTTCTTTTGTCATTTAGTATATGTTAAGACTGATGATGAGTTTAGCATTGGTGCTTAAGGACTTACTTTGAAATTTTATGCGATCTCGTGCAGTTAGACTTGAAAAGTATACTGGACACTGGTGAAGTTATCGAAATGGCTCCTTCGGATGCTGATAATGTTGGGATCAGTTTTGATCCAGCTGATCAATATTCTTTAGCTCCTTCATCAACTGCAAATATCAGGGTTACTTCTAACAGTAGGGATAGTTTTATGACTGATGGAACTTTGACTGGTAGCATCTGGCTACACGACAAGACCTCAACCATACCATCATCTGAAAATAAGACGTCTTGGAGCTTATCAGGCCTTACTGGACCATCAAATAAGGAAGTGATGAGCAATAATAAGCAGGTGAGACATACTCCTAGTATCTGCAGTCATTGTATTTTTGGGGGGGTATTTATATAGGTGTGTTGTGCAGGAGACACATGCTGCTGTTGAAGAACTGAAGAGACCTATGCCTTTTGGAGCTCTGGTAGGCAATTCAACATATGGAAGACAGACAGATTACTTTGGAGGATTTCCAAATGAGCAGGTACATGTTCAGAAGTCAGAACAgtattttattttgattttttcatTTAAAATACTTAATATCTGCTTATTGATGTATTGTTTTCTTTTGCATCGCTGTGATGAACTACATATAGTACATCCTTAGCCTTGTGCCAGTCTGCCATGTTTGCTTATTTTGCTGCCTGTAGTTTTTGTTGATTAGTACTACTGTACTACATTTTTGCTTAACTCATCAAAGTTCTTAATATGCTCGATTCACCATTCCTTTCAAAGTATCACAAATTTATATTTTCCATCTGTGCTTTGCTGCAATTATTTTTTGCTTCCCCTGCAAGTAACTCTGTTTAAGTTGTTGTGGCATCTCAGGCTCAAAGCGGCCTTGATCAGATTCAGTCTTCAGCTTATTACTACCCGCAGTTCTCAGACTACAGCAGTTTAGCTGGATGGAGCCATCACGAGCCTGAAGGCACGCAGGCCTCTGGGTTCATGTCCGGTTGCTACTACGGGCACGGCTATCATCAATCGATAAACCAAAGCGGCCAGCCTGCTGCTAGAAACAATGGAGGGGGTTTCCAGGACCCGAAGAAGCAACAACCTCAACCTCCCCCTCATTCGGGCCAGTCTGCTGCTAGAAACAATGGAGGGGGTTTCCAGGACCCGAAGAAGCAACAACCTCAACAACCCCCTCATTCGGGTAACTGAAGCGTACTGCTCTGCTGCCTATAACTAACCGTGCCGCGACAGCCCCTTGTGATCCATCCTGTCCTGTTGTGCAGAGAAATAGTTATAGAGAAAGAGAGTAGGAAACTGATCTGTTGTGCCCTCTCGCGTGAGTGGCTAGGCGCTGGACTAACagagatgagatgagatgagatgtgAGAATAGCCCCATAGCCATAGGCCATAGCATTTGTTTGTTTCATTGACAGTAGATGATGGAAGACATGTGTATGCTGTCGTGTGGTGAATTGGATCTGTGTATGTAACAAAGTGGCGAAAAACAAACATGGCGTGTTGTTGTGCAACGGTGGATGCTGGAATTGCACAGGGGTGGTATACTGTAAAACAAAACTGGTATAGATAGCAAAAGACTTAAGACGAAAAAACATTGCTTTttcttttgtgttcctttttcatttttgtcATACCTTTGCAAAAGAGATCGTCTTCTGTCTGGTGCGTAGAAATTTGCCTAGTCACACTCgagttttcttcttcctccctgcAGTAGCTCCTCGTGCCTCAATCGAATACAGGAACGTGCGTAGCATGCTCCTGAGACTGAGCGGGCCAAAGCTAAGTGGCAGCTTAAGCTCTCCTGGTCAAATCGCACCACTGGCTGGCCGATTCTCCGGGAAGCAGAGATCGTGTTGGCTACTAGCACCCTGGGATGGTGCGTATGTTCTTTCCTATAACAACGCCCGTTCCAACAAGGCGCTTTAAAATACAAGTATTTGGATGAAGATTAAGGCCTTGTTTGGATAACCGTTTTGCCtcaaacacctcttagaaaaaatACAGATCTCTTCCCGTCGTTTTGTTTTTGGCTGAAAATCTTCTAGCCCCGGTAAAATACACCTGTGAAATTAATACACCTGTATTTATTTACACCCCATCCAAGCGCAGCCTAACAGATACAAACGCCCCCGTACATAAGCCAAACTTTGCGACAGCCGTGTAAAGCTACCATCTGTGTAACAGTCACCCTTTAGCAGCCTGTTGTGCACACATGTCGAATTCCGTCACCgtcagagcatctctagcagccgCTATATCCACCCAACCTACAAAATAACTCGTTCGACGCATAAGTCTCATGCGCGTTTCGAAAAAAGAATTT includes:
- the LOC123449486 gene encoding protein RRP6-like 1 gives rise to the protein MGGPKGDGDAAEEAGDGKKSGTPGAQEGGASASDATVFAAGSARTTATGDERAPWAKPKAVYHDPSIPRPQDVYLIRVNNCNSPFDHVWLERSDDGTRPIHPLEKLPVEQFIDRNVPESEPVRPADVDDTPFTLVEDLKGLTELVNKLKDVNEFAVDLEHNQYRSFQGLTCLMQISTRSEDFIIDTLKLRIYIGSYLKEIFKDPTKRKVMHGADRDIMWFQRDFRVYVCNLFDTGQASRVLQMERNSLEHLLHHFCGVTANKIYQNADWRSRPLSDEMIKYAREDTHYLLYIYDLMRLRLQRESTSENDLLLEVQKRSNDICLQLYEKELLTDKSYLHIYGLQEHELTAAQLAVVSALHQWRDYIARDQDESTGYVLPNKALIEIAKKMPTTTADLRRIVKSKYPCVDDNFDLILDTVWNATENSGAFEAIAEQLKKVRLGELDLKSILDTGEVIEMAPSDADNVGISFDPADQYSLAPSSTANIRVTSNSRDSFMTDGTLTGSIWLHDKTSTIPSSENKTSWSLSGLTGPSNKEVMSNNKQETHAAVEELKRPMPFGALVGNSTYGRQTDYFGGFPNEQAQSGLDQIQSSAYYYPQFSDYSSLAGWSHHEPEGTQASGFMSGCYYGHGYHQSINQSGQPAARNNGGGFQDPKKQQPQPPPHSGQSAARNNGGGFQDPKKQQPQQPPHSGN